A genomic stretch from Doryrhamphus excisus isolate RoL2022-K1 chromosome 23, RoL_Dexc_1.0, whole genome shotgun sequence includes:
- the n4bp3 gene encoding NEDD4-binding protein 3-A: MATSVQTLPRPSKNFQNPFPAPSFAPRCSMGSVGSLVERPDVSPTKVNRAVPQVRPKQSSSLLKKGFAQRELLNYLNIARKEPRSNQSGGAKKDIITSVGGREEENLYARVFHKDGTEIDLTKNSLPSGGKYEKARLRSSAFKPVTPKNFSSMQNLYPSSKSEELDHGLSNGLHRAYGHVTKAVSSSSSSSSPSRHGGPSTGNKAHSSARGASQEDDNLSDSGHNSMTSLPPYRPPFRPHLAHISASMGHINTIGSLDRTSFGGKAVGSGGVALGEMACRSMATLSRLVPYGGEAPPPYDWTLSMSVEEVVRDLEERLVEKEHELKQMKRNLDESEGAIAQVFEGKQRLWEKEVEELKRLYAAKLRQVSQHAQQSQRGLQLQLYKAQQEKNRLQEELDIGKIGTSQDGVNKEKPISPTLEETQWEVCQKSGEIALLKQQFRDSQAEVTQKLSEIFQLKTQLRETRMELRNRESQIDALKVIVQSSQQHRRPSQSASDHGKGEEIPGAGGGCVGPNEERLRAELLLERRQSEAQAMAFEEERQTWQTEKDKVIRYQKELQASYLEMYHRNAELEREVYQLRVDREQGGGGGGSTHGTLEREAPELKSEQEVEKQKDTPSSGLPWIDRIESSEI, from the exons ATGGCAACCTCAGTCCAAACTCTTCCTCGTCCGAGTAAAAACTTCCAAAACCCATTCCCGGCACCGTCTTTTGCACCGCGCTGCAGCATGGGAAGTGTCGGCAGTCTGGTGGAGAGGCCGGATGTCTCTCCGACTAAAGTGAACCGAGCTGTGCCCCAAGTCAGGCCCAAACAGTCCAGCAGCCTCCTGAAGAAAGGCTTCGCTCAAAGAGAGCTCCTCAACTACCTCAATATCGCCAG AAAAGAACCCAGAAGCAACCAGAGTGGCGGCGCCAAGAAAGACATCATCACCTCTGTTGGCGGACGGGAGGAAGAGAACCTGTATGCTCGGGTCTTCCACAAAGATGGCACTGAGATTGACTTGACAAAGAACTCACTCCCAAGTGGGGGCAAGTATGAAAAG gctCGTTTGAGGTCATCCGCATTCAAACCTGTCACCCCCAAAAACTTCAGCTCCATGCAAAACCTGTATCCATCTTCTAAATCAGAGGAATTGGACCACGGTCTCTCCAATGGGCTGCACAGAGCCTATGGCCATGTCACCAAAGCCGTGTccagctcctcttcctcctcatcacCCTCTCGCCATGGAGGGCCAAGCACTGGTAACAAG GCTCATTCTTCAGCGCGTGGGGCGAGCCAAGAGGATGACAATCTATCGGACTCGGGCCATAACTCCATGACCAGCCTGCCGCCATACCGTCCCCCGTTCCGCCCACACCTGGCTCACATCAG CGCATCCATGGGTCATATCAACACCATCGGTTCACTGGATCGCACCTCGTTTGGCGGCAAGGCTGTTGGCTCAGGGGGCGTGGCTTTAGGGGAGATGGCGTGTCGCAGCATGGCCACGCTGAGCCGCTTGGTGCCATACGGAGGGGAGGCGCCGCCTCCATATGATTGGACTCTCTCCATGTCTGTTGAAGAAGTG GTGCGGGATCTTGAGGAACGTCTGGTGGAGAAAGAACACGAGCTAAAGCAGATGAAAAGAAACCTGGACGAGAGCGAGGGTGCTATAGCTCAG GTATTTGAAGGCAAACAACGTCTGTGGgagaaggaggtggaggagctgAAGCGCCTCTACGCCGCGAAGCTCCGACAAGTTTCCCAGCATGCCCAGCAATCCCAGCGAGGTCTCCAGTTGCAGCTCTACAAAGCTCAGCAGGAGAAGAACCGGCTTCAAGAAGAGCTGGATATTGGGAAAATAGGAACAAGCCAGGATGGAGTAAACAAGGAGAAGCCCATCAGTCCGACCCTGGAGGAGACACAGTGGGAG GTTTGCCAGAAGTCGGGAGAGATCGCTTTGCTCAAGCAGCAGTTCCGAGACTCTCAAGCTGAGGTGACGCAGAAGCTGAGTGAGATATTCCAGCTGAAGACGCAGCTGAGGGAGACGCGTATGGAGCTGAGGAACAGGGAGAGCCAGATAGATGCTCTGAAGGTCATCGTGCAAAGCTCCCAGCAGCATAGACGACCTTCTCAGAGTGCCAGTGACCACGGAAAAGGAGAGGAGATCCCTGGGGCGGGAG GAGGCTGTGTGGGCCCGAATGAGGAGCGTCTGCGCGCCGAGCTGCTGCTGGAGCGCCGCCAAAGCGAGGCCCAGGCCATGGCTTTCGAGGAGGAGAGGCAGACATGGCAGACAGAAAAGGACAAGGTCATCCGCTACCAGAAAGAGCTGCAAGCCAGCTATTTAGAGATGTACCACCGCAACGCAGAGCTGGAGAGGGAGGTGTACCAGCTGAGAGTCGACCGagaacaaggaggaggaggaggagggagcaCGCATGGGACTTTGGAAAGAGAAGCGCCAGAGCTGAAgagtgaacaggaagtggaaaaacagAAGGACACCCCATCCTCGGGTTTGCCATGGATAGACAGGATTGAATCCTCTGAAATTTAa